One Algibacter sp. L3A6 genomic region harbors:
- a CDS encoding OmpA family protein, with amino-acid sequence MKLKNYILVCIALILSINGFAQQGKQKRADTLFNKFSFVKAAKVYRELIQNNYNRDYATRQLADCYALLRDPRNASRYYKSVVKQDNVPVEYYYKYAQSLRGMKKYDDSREWLQTFKDSGGVINSNDFSKDLNFITSVFNSQQQYFLDKVRFNSKYSDFGAFEKGGQVYFASARDEGVAVKRVYGWNEQPFLDIYVAQAGTRRNVDHTAKLKGDVNSIYHDGPVVITKDGKTMYFSRNNYKDQVEEKDAKGLTNMKIYRAKLRDSLWTDVEDLSINNADYSTQHPALNNDDTKLYFASDRPGGFGGSDIYVVDINADGTLGEPENVGPVINTDQADGFPFINNEGTLFFSSGGHVGLGLLDIFATIRGEDDQADEVVDVINLGVPINSNKDDFSFSMNPNGITGYFASNRVGGRGDDDIYAYHRKPVLHVEGVVSDAINSKPIPNSVIQLINSKGEKVAYMTTDKNGFYQINIDRNQDYKIIASQKKYIDDYRTFTSKHLQTELTSITANLLLNPVPDVIKLAELNTIYFDFNKHNIRPDAALELDKIVDLMLNVYPEMVIRIESHTDSRGLLSYNDKLSIDRANSTYEYIISKGVNPERITEHEGFGERRLTNGCEDGQNCEEKDHQLNRRTQFIVIKME; translated from the coding sequence ATGAAACTAAAAAATTACATATTAGTTTGTATAGCCTTAATATTAAGTATTAATGGTTTTGCTCAACAAGGAAAACAAAAAAGAGCAGACACCCTTTTTAATAAATTTTCGTTCGTTAAGGCTGCTAAAGTATACAGAGAACTTATTCAAAATAATTATAATAGAGATTACGCTACTAGGCAATTAGCAGATTGCTATGCCCTACTTCGTGATCCTAGAAATGCATCCAGATATTACAAAAGTGTTGTAAAGCAAGATAATGTTCCTGTAGAATATTATTATAAATACGCACAGTCTTTACGTGGTATGAAAAAATACGACGATTCTCGCGAATGGTTGCAAACCTTTAAAGATTCTGGTGGTGTTATAAATTCTAACGATTTTTCTAAAGACTTAAATTTTATAACAAGTGTTTTCAATTCACAACAACAATACTTTTTAGATAAGGTTAGATTCAATTCTAAGTATAGTGATTTTGGGGCTTTTGAAAAAGGCGGACAAGTTTATTTCGCTTCCGCAAGAGATGAAGGTGTGGCCGTAAAAAGAGTTTACGGATGGAACGAGCAACCGTTTTTAGATATCTATGTCGCTCAAGCGGGAACAAGACGTAATGTAGACCATACAGCCAAACTTAAGGGTGATGTAAATTCCATTTATCATGATGGTCCTGTGGTAATTACTAAAGATGGAAAAACCATGTATTTTTCTAGAAACAACTATAAAGATCAAGTTGAAGAAAAAGACGCAAAGGGTTTAACCAACATGAAAATATATAGAGCTAAACTACGTGATAGTCTTTGGACAGACGTTGAAGATTTATCTATCAATAATGCCGATTATTCAACACAACACCCCGCTTTAAATAATGATGATACAAAATTATATTTTGCATCAGATAGACCAGGAGGTTTTGGCGGTTCGGATATTTACGTTGTAGATATAAATGCTGACGGCACTTTAGGTGAACCTGAAAATGTTGGCCCAGTAATTAATACAGATCAGGCCGATGGTTTTCCATTTATTAATAATGAAGGAACCTTATTCTTCTCTTCTGGAGGACATGTAGGTTTAGGTTTGTTAGATATTTTTGCTACCATTAGAGGTGAAGATGACCAAGCAGACGAAGTTGTAGATGTTATCAATTTAGGCGTTCCAATTAACTCGAATAAGGATGATTTTTCTTTTAGTATGAACCCTAACGGTATAACGGGCTATTTTGCCTCTAATCGTGTTGGCGGTCGTGGTGACGATGATATTTATGCCTATCACAGAAAACCTGTTCTACATGTAGAAGGTGTGGTTAGCGATGCTATTAATTCTAAACCAATTCCAAATTCGGTTATTCAACTTATAAACTCAAAAGGAGAAAAAGTTGCTTACATGACTACAGATAAAAATGGTTTCTATCAAATAAATATAGACAGAAATCAAGATTATAAAATTATTGCAAGTCAGAAAAAATACATCGACGATTACAGAACATTTACATCTAAACACCTGCAAACCGAGTTAACCTCAATTACAGCCAATTTACTTTTAAACCCTGTACCAGATGTTATAAAGCTAGCAGAATTAAACACCATTTATTTCGATTTCAACAAGCATAACATTCGTCCTGATGCGGCTTTAGAATTAGATAAAATTGTAGATTTAATGTTGAATGTTTATCCAGAAATGGTAATTAGAATTGAATCGCATACCGATTCTAGAGGGCTACTATCTTACAATGATAAACTATCTATAGATAGAGCAAATTCAACTTACGAGTATATAATCTCTAAAGGTGTAAACCCTGAAAGAATTACAGAACACGAAGGATTTGGTGAACGTAGATTAACAAATGGTTGTGAAGATGGGCAAAATTGTGAAGAAAAAGACCACCAGTTAAACAGACGTACACAGTTTATAGTGATAAAAATGGAATAG
- a CDS encoding OmpA family protein: MKLKNYCLTIMFLLVSVTVFAQYGMQKKADKLFNTFAFADATEVYTRLIDKDFNTDYATRQLADTYAFMRNPDSAVVYYQKAVEQANVPIEYYYNYAQALRGVKDYKGYRQWMREYKNKGGVINEAQLASDKDFLKSIVNAKQSYFLTDVKFNSEFSDFGAVEHNGNIYFTSARDKGALTKHVYGWNKEPFLDIYVTEKGTNDSLVNHKSKLKGEINSVFHDGPITITKDGKTIYFSRNDFNKNVLGKNTEGITNLKIYRAMLTDGKWKNLEELSFNDSSYSTGHPALNSDETKLYFASDRPGGFGGSDIYYANINADGSLGEPINVGEIVNTNKNEKFPFVNSEDVLFFSSDGHQGLGLMDIFATVYSKDKTITNVANLGVPVNSSKDDFSFFLNEDGLSGYFASNREGGVGSDDIYAFDKRPQLKIAGKLTDAETNLPIEDATITLLDTDGNTIAFVETDSDGNYDINIDRDTDYKLQVTKDGYIEDSRDTTSKNVDKNVSTITEDFVLNKIQEPKPTVEPYPIVELAPIYFDFDKSTIRNQDTDELNRIVDLMLNTYPEMAIEIESHTDSRGPAEYNKRLSVKRAKSTYNYLVEHGVNKDRIVSFKGLGEEKLVNQCDGSIKCSKAQHELNRRTQFIVSKIK, translated from the coding sequence ATGAAATTAAAAAATTACTGCTTAACAATTATGTTCTTGCTTGTTTCCGTAACGGTGTTCGCACAATATGGCATGCAAAAAAAAGCGGATAAACTATTCAATACATTTGCTTTTGCCGATGCAACAGAGGTATATACTAGGTTAATTGATAAAGATTTTAATACCGATTATGCCACTAGGCAATTAGCCGATACTTATGCTTTTATGAGAAACCCAGACAGTGCTGTGGTGTATTATCAAAAAGCTGTAGAACAAGCAAATGTGCCTATAGAATACTATTATAATTATGCACAAGCTTTAAGAGGTGTAAAAGATTATAAAGGGTATCGCCAATGGATGCGTGAGTATAAAAATAAAGGTGGTGTTATTAATGAAGCCCAACTAGCTAGCGATAAAGACTTCTTGAAATCTATAGTAAATGCAAAGCAAAGTTATTTTTTAACCGATGTTAAGTTTAATTCAGAATTTAGCGATTTTGGAGCCGTTGAACATAATGGCAATATTTATTTTACTTCTGCTAGAGATAAAGGCGCATTAACAAAACATGTTTATGGTTGGAATAAAGAACCGTTTTTAGATATTTATGTTACCGAAAAAGGGACTAACGACTCTTTAGTAAATCATAAATCAAAACTAAAAGGTGAAATAAATTCTGTTTTTCACGATGGACCAATTACAATTACCAAAGACGGTAAAACCATTTATTTTTCTAGAAATGATTTCAATAAAAATGTCTTAGGTAAAAACACAGAAGGCATTACCAATTTAAAAATATACCGTGCCATGCTTACAGATGGAAAATGGAAAAACTTAGAAGAATTATCTTTTAACGACAGCTCCTACTCTACTGGTCATCCAGCGTTAAATAGCGACGAAACAAAATTATATTTCGCATCGGATAGACCTGGCGGATTTGGCGGATCGGATATTTATTACGCAAATATTAATGCCGATGGCAGCTTAGGAGAACCTATAAATGTAGGTGAAATTGTAAACACCAATAAAAACGAAAAATTCCCTTTTGTAAATAGCGAAGATGTATTATTCTTTTCTTCCGATGGACATCAAGGTTTAGGCTTAATGGATATTTTTGCAACCGTTTACAGTAAAGACAAAACCATTACAAACGTTGCTAACTTAGGCGTTCCTGTAAATTCTAGTAAAGACGATTTTTCATTCTTTTTAAATGAAGATGGACTTTCTGGTTACTTCGCATCAAACCGTGAAGGCGGTGTAGGCAGCGATGATATTTATGCTTTCGATAAAAGACCTCAATTAAAAATAGCCGGTAAATTAACCGATGCCGAAACCAATCTTCCTATAGAAGATGCAACCATAACTTTGTTGGATACTGATGGAAACACTATTGCTTTTGTTGAAACCGATAGCGATGGTAACTATGATATTAATATTGATAGAGATACCGATTACAAACTACAAGTTACTAAAGACGGATATATTGAAGACTCTCGCGATACAACTTCTAAAAATGTAGATAAGAATGTATCAACTATTACCGAAGATTTTGTTCTTAATAAAATACAGGAACCAAAACCAACTGTGGAGCCTTATCCAATTGTGGAGTTAGCTCCTATTTACTTCGATTTCGATAAATCTACTATTAGAAATCAAGATACTGATGAGCTAAATAGAATTGTAGATTTAATGCTTAACACGTATCCAGAAATGGCAATCGAAATTGAATCGCATACAGATTCTAGAGGACCTGCGGAATACAACAAAAGGCTCTCTGTTAAACGCGCAAAATCTACTTACAATTATCTTGTAGAACATGGGGTTAATAAAGATAGAATTGTATCCTTTAAAGGTTTGGGAGAAGAAAAACTTGTAAACCAATGTGATGGTAGCATTAAATGCTCTAAAGCTCAACACGAACTAAACAGACGTACACAGTTTATTGTTTCTAAAATAAAATAA
- a CDS encoding DUF3124 domain-containing protein, which translates to MHTSKYLLIIFTALLFTSCNNETKMSSVSTENWSKRKVSKTLSDSLEYGKSYLSTYSQIFSMSEHKTHNLTTMVSLRNTSDVDTIYVLSAKYFDTHGKHVRPYIGHAIFLAPMETCEIIIDEIDNSGGTGSNFVFEWKTPKDCPEPLFEAIMNSTVGQQGLSFATQARRIK; encoded by the coding sequence ATGCATACATCTAAATACCTTCTTATTATTTTTACAGCTTTACTCTTTACAAGCTGTAACAACGAAACTAAAATGAGTTCGGTAAGCACCGAAAATTGGTCGAAACGTAAAGTCTCTAAAACGCTTTCAGATTCCTTAGAATACGGAAAGTCTTACTTGTCTACCTATTCTCAAATTTTTAGCATGTCTGAGCATAAAACACACAATTTAACTACTATGGTTAGCTTAAGAAACACAAGCGATGTAGATACCATTTATGTGTTAAGTGCTAAGTATTTTGATACACACGGTAAACATGTGCGCCCTTACATTGGTCATGCTATCTTTTTGGCGCCTATGGAAACCTGCGAAATTATTATTGATGAAATTGATAACTCTGGAGGTACCGGTTCTAATTTTGTATTTGAATGGAAAACACCTAAAGACTGCCCAGAACCTTTATTCGAAGCAATTATGAATTCTACCGTAGGCCAACAAGGCTTATCATTTGCAACGCAAGCAAGAAGGATTAAATAA
- a CDS encoding DUF6933 domain-containing protein, with product MTIIYCTQKFETVVGKSRIVKSDKSSPLGNWNANVFTVSRKNCVILMNDVSYYSVILIDFKKKDLLNFHEVFAERFFKQLENNEINFPSKFTDKITKELQPVFLTTNNNRKVLGAIQDATLDMKRYITEDYSDNIDYIDVDELNSNINEKILSVLGKKKRGYGYPNDAMQELLNKFCK from the coding sequence ATGACAATAATATACTGTACCCAAAAATTTGAAACTGTAGTTGGTAAATCACGTATAGTTAAATCGGATAAATCTTCTCCTCTTGGTAACTGGAACGCTAATGTGTTTACGGTTAGCAGGAAAAACTGTGTAATACTAATGAATGATGTTTCTTATTATTCTGTGATTTTAATTGATTTTAAAAAAAAGGATTTATTGAATTTCCATGAAGTATTTGCTGAGCGCTTTTTTAAGCAATTGGAAAATAATGAGATAAACTTTCCTTCTAAATTTACAGACAAAATCACGAAAGAGTTACAGCCTGTTTTTTTAACTACCAATAATAATAGAAAGGTATTGGGCGCTATACAGGATGCCACCCTTGATATGAAGAGATATATTACCGAAGACTATAGTGACAATATTGATTATATAGACGTTGACGAATTGAATTCCAATATTAATGAAAAGATTTTAAGCGTTCTTGGTAAAAAGAAACGTGGTTATGGGTATCCTAATGATGCAATGCAGGAATTGTTGAATAAGTTTTGCAAGTAG